A single genomic interval of halophilic archaeon DL31 harbors:
- a CDS encoding hypothetical protein (KEGG: hbo:Hbor_15870 hypothetical protein), with amino-acid sequence MAPIPPEQFTRLFRGLGTEQRVSFVAELWAGRGWEAIVDGKTVVATRGDETERVLVVDPGRFRTPALDGVDVLVAARDRDAVRAAAEAAGVRYLSPTDVREVLLYGLPREDATALFEQTFGHPLDSPTETSPSVRDRLSAAAAAAEQTVSERTDSRLIAVLLLAGLLVVGAATGPALVPNGDSAAVAPVGTFTPGEAGAVGESTATAPPETVETGTNGRPPGVGERALTDYRMLADAHAEAIVGNSRTLRVKASGPPAAPSLQGTTSWNYTARIESPRHYRFEGRYYFPAENGSGDDLVVVNRYADGETKFRQYRTDNETTYQRYAIETTGDASGYATDMREHLLLFLAGDRSTVECAGTLTGGDCFAYRIVVTGNPPVLPAEAADYRAVAIVQDNGVVSSFEVRYTLPNETGEREPVVFRFSYDDIGKTTVTPPDWLPEAKNETSQ; translated from the coding sequence ATGGCTCCCATCCCCCCCGAGCAGTTCACTCGGCTGTTCCGTGGGCTCGGCACGGAGCAGCGAGTGAGCTTCGTCGCCGAACTCTGGGCGGGGCGGGGGTGGGAAGCGATCGTAGATGGGAAGACCGTGGTCGCGACGCGCGGGGACGAGACAGAGCGAGTTCTCGTTGTCGACCCCGGCCGATTCCGGACGCCAGCGCTCGACGGTGTTGACGTGCTCGTTGCCGCCCGGGACCGGGATGCAGTCCGAGCGGCCGCGGAGGCTGCGGGAGTCCGCTATCTCTCACCCACCGATGTACGAGAAGTACTCCTCTATGGACTCCCCCGGGAGGATGCGACGGCACTCTTTGAGCAGACGTTCGGCCACCCACTCGATAGCCCCACAGAGACGAGCCCCTCAGTCCGTGACCGTCTCAGTGCGGCGGCTGCAGCGGCCGAACAGACCGTTTCGGAACGTACGGACTCGCGACTCATCGCCGTCCTCCTGCTGGCGGGGCTGCTTGTCGTTGGGGCTGCCACGGGCCCCGCGCTCGTCCCGAACGGCGACAGTGCAGCAGTCGCCCCCGTCGGGACCTTCACTCCCGGTGAGGCTGGCGCAGTCGGGGAATCAACCGCAACAGCGCCGCCCGAAACGGTCGAGACCGGGACCAACGGACGACCACCTGGTGTGGGTGAGCGAGCGCTGACTGATTATCGAATGCTGGCGGACGCACACGCCGAGGCCATCGTCGGGAACAGCCGGACACTCCGAGTGAAAGCGAGCGGACCACCGGCCGCGCCGAGCCTCCAAGGCACCACGTCGTGGAACTACACCGCCCGAATCGAGAGCCCACGGCACTACCGGTTCGAGGGACGCTATTACTTCCCCGCGGAGAACGGCTCCGGCGATGATTTAGTCGTTGTGAATCGCTACGCCGACGGGGAAACGAAGTTCCGCCAGTACCGCACAGACAACGAGACCACCTACCAACGCTACGCCATCGAGACCACAGGTGACGCCAGCGGCTACGCGACGGATATGCGGGAGCACCTCCTCCTATTCCTCGCCGGAGACCGCTCGACGGTGGAGTGTGCGGGCACACTCACCGGCGGCGACTGCTTTGCCTACCGAATCGTCGTCACCGGTAACCCACCTGTACTCCCCGCAGAGGCCGCCGACTATCGCGCGGTCGCAATCGTGCAGGACAACGGCGTCGTCTCCTCGTTTGAAGTACGATACACCCTTCCGAACGAAACGGGCGAGCGGGAACCGGTCGTGTTTCGGTTCAGCTACGACGATATCGGCAAAACCACAGTGACGCCGCCGGATTGGCTCCCCGAGGCGAAAAATGAGACGAGCCAGTAG
- a CDS encoding phospholipase/Carboxylesterase (PFAM: Phospholipase/carboxylesterase~KEGG: hla:Hlac_0811 phospholipase/carboxylesterase) → MSDIPLEYVHREPEAESESAVFVLHGRGADEQDLLPVAEQLPGDHHVISFRAPDHLQGGYTWYQLDLSGGGLENSQPHSAEFRRSLDIVAESVDAAVATFNLDPDRLGLLGFSQGAITSFSSVLEAPDRFAWVVGLHGYLAEDHADAEPEGIKGKPIFVGAGTSDQIIPAARSEDAAERLHDIGADVRFETFNTGHGIGQGELEAVVEFVEEHA, encoded by the coding sequence ATGAGCGACATTCCGCTGGAGTACGTCCATCGTGAGCCCGAAGCCGAGTCCGAGAGCGCTGTCTTCGTCCTCCACGGCCGCGGCGCCGACGAACAGGACCTGCTTCCCGTCGCCGAACAGCTCCCGGGCGACCACCACGTCATCAGCTTCCGCGCGCCGGACCACCTCCAAGGCGGCTATACGTGGTACCAACTCGACCTCTCCGGCGGTGGCCTCGAGAACAGCCAGCCCCACTCTGCGGAGTTCCGCCGGAGCCTCGACATCGTGGCCGAGTCAGTCGACGCCGCAGTCGCCACGTTCAATCTTGACCCTGACCGCCTCGGTTTGCTCGGGTTCAGTCAGGGTGCCATCACCAGTTTTTCTTCCGTGCTCGAAGCGCCGGACCGGTTCGCGTGGGTCGTCGGCCTCCACGGCTATCTCGCTGAGGACCACGCAGACGCAGAACCCGAGGGCATCAAGGGAAAACCGATTTTCGTCGGCGCCGGCACGAGCGACCAGATCATCCCCGCGGCCCGGAGCGAGGACGCGGCCGAACGTTTACACGATATCGGCGCAGATGTGCGGTTCGAGACGTTCAACACCGGCCACGGCATCGGGCAGGGCGAACTCGAAGCCGTCGTCGAGTTCGTCGAAGAGCACGCCTGA
- a CDS encoding Isoleucyl-tRNA synthetase (TIGRFAM: Isoleucyl-tRNA synthetase, class Ia~HAMAP: Isoleucyl-tRNA synthetase~KEGG: hla:Hlac_0887 isoleucyl-tRNA synthetase) produces MDDDVPDQYDPAAVEGTVSDHWDANDAYERTKEAHADDPPFFFVDGPPYTSGQMHLGTAWNKTLKDSVIRRKRMEGHHVTDRPGYDMHGLPIETKVEQELGFDSKQEIEEYGMEPFIEECKRFAVENRENMDEDFQSIGVWMDWENPYQTISPEYMEAAWWGFAQAHENDLVEQGKRSITQCPRCETAIAKNEVEYHQVDDPSIYVKFPLQDHEGHLVIWTTTPWTVPANTFVAVDEEATYQKVRAERDGEEEVLYLAAECVENVLSKGRYGDYEVEEEYEGADLVGWQYDHPLAEEVPDHLAFDGAGEVYHADYVETDRTGLVHSAPGHGQEDFERGDELGLDIFCPVGGDGVYDERAGKYAGQFVRDANEDIIDDLEANGALLAHETYTHDYGQCWRCDTDIIFLATNQWFITVTDVKEELLENIEDSEWHPPEARDNRFRNFVEDSPDWNVSRQRYWGIPIPIWTPADWDPETGDADDLVVISTRDELAERADQDVAADELDLHRPTVDDLTITEDGMTYTRVPDVFDVWLDSSVASWGTLDYPGNEEDFETFWPADVIIEAHDQTRGWFWSQLGMGTTALDRIPYDEVVMHGFALDGDGRKMSKSLGNIVTPHEAIEEVGRDPLRAYLLSHDQHGTDLRFEWDGLQEMQSTLNILWNVFRFPLPYMELDDYDPAEADLDDGELTLVDEWVLSRLQTVKRETEAAWDDYAVHDALNAVLDFMTEDVSRFYVKAIRERMWEEADSEGKRAAYATLSTVLTEVVKLLSPYTPYLAERMYQTLDGEAETVHMLEAPTPAEDLHDPELERNMGVLRDVEEAAANARQQGGRKLRWPVQEVVVETDNGDVADAMVALEELFLDRVNAYQLTITEQYDQLVEVADPQMSVIGPAFGGDAQEVMAAVKGKTRADVEAGVEVNGETVNLDEEMVDYDAEPPEHVSGADFDGGTVYVDTELTEEIEREGYARDLIRRVQESRKRLELDVEEQVRVAVDIDDERVAGFFDDRRDLVAEEVRASEFVAVEEIDENRGLVEEWEIESISVTIGVEPVED; encoded by the coding sequence ATGGATGACGACGTGCCGGACCAGTACGACCCGGCGGCGGTCGAGGGGACCGTCTCGGACCACTGGGACGCAAATGACGCCTACGAGCGGACCAAAGAAGCCCACGCCGACGACCCGCCGTTCTTCTTCGTCGACGGCCCGCCCTACACCTCGGGCCAGATGCACCTCGGGACCGCGTGGAACAAGACGCTGAAAGACTCCGTCATCCGACGCAAGCGGATGGAGGGCCACCACGTCACTGACCGGCCCGGCTACGACATGCACGGCCTGCCCATCGAGACGAAGGTAGAGCAGGAACTCGGCTTCGACTCCAAACAGGAGATCGAGGAGTACGGGATGGAGCCGTTCATCGAGGAGTGCAAGCGGTTCGCCGTCGAGAACCGCGAGAATATGGACGAGGACTTCCAGTCTATTGGTGTTTGGATGGACTGGGAGAACCCCTACCAGACCATCTCGCCGGAGTATATGGAGGCCGCGTGGTGGGGCTTCGCCCAGGCCCACGAGAACGACCTCGTGGAGCAGGGCAAGCGCTCAATCACCCAGTGTCCACGGTGTGAGACGGCTATCGCGAAAAACGAAGTCGAGTACCACCAGGTCGACGACCCCTCCATCTACGTGAAGTTCCCGCTGCAGGACCACGAGGGCCACCTCGTCATCTGGACGACCACCCCCTGGACGGTTCCGGCCAACACCTTCGTCGCGGTCGACGAGGAGGCCACCTACCAGAAGGTGCGTGCCGAGAGAGACGGCGAGGAGGAAGTGCTCTACCTCGCTGCGGAGTGTGTTGAGAATGTGCTCTCGAAGGGGCGCTACGGCGACTACGAGGTCGAGGAAGAGTACGAGGGCGCCGACCTCGTCGGCTGGCAGTACGACCACCCGCTGGCCGAGGAGGTTCCGGACCACCTCGCCTTCGACGGGGCCGGAGAGGTGTACCACGCAGACTACGTCGAGACCGACCGCACCGGACTCGTTCACTCCGCACCCGGCCACGGCCAGGAGGACTTCGAGCGGGGTGACGAACTGGGGCTGGACATCTTCTGCCCTGTCGGAGGCGACGGGGTTTACGACGAGCGCGCCGGGAAGTACGCCGGCCAGTTCGTGCGTGACGCCAACGAGGACATCATCGATGACCTCGAAGCCAACGGCGCGCTGCTGGCCCACGAGACCTACACCCACGACTACGGCCAGTGCTGGCGGTGTGACACGGACATCATCTTCCTCGCCACCAATCAGTGGTTCATCACGGTTACGGACGTGAAGGAGGAACTCCTGGAGAACATCGAGGACAGCGAGTGGCACCCGCCGGAGGCTCGGGACAACCGATTCCGCAACTTCGTCGAGGACTCGCCGGACTGGAACGTCTCCCGGCAGCGCTACTGGGGGATCCCCATCCCCATCTGGACGCCAGCGGACTGGGACCCAGAGACGGGTGACGCCGACGACCTCGTCGTTATCAGCACGCGCGATGAACTCGCCGAGCGAGCAGACCAAGACGTGGCGGCCGACGAGCTCGACCTCCACCGCCCGACCGTCGACGACCTCACCATCACCGAAGACGGCATGACCTACACGCGCGTCCCCGACGTGTTTGACGTCTGGCTGGACTCCTCGGTCGCCTCGTGGGGGACGCTCGACTACCCCGGCAACGAGGAGGATTTCGAGACGTTCTGGCCCGCAGACGTTATCATCGAGGCCCACGACCAGACCCGCGGCTGGTTCTGGTCCCAACTCGGGATGGGCACGACCGCGCTCGACCGCATCCCCTACGACGAGGTTGTAATGCACGGCTTCGCGCTCGACGGCGACGGCCGGAAGATGTCTAAGAGCCTCGGCAACATTGTCACACCCCACGAAGCCATCGAGGAGGTCGGGCGGGACCCGCTCCGGGCCTACCTCCTGAGCCACGACCAGCACGGGACTGACCTGCGCTTCGAGTGGGACGGCCTGCAGGAGATGCAGTCCACGCTCAACATTCTCTGGAACGTCTTCCGGTTCCCGCTGCCATATATGGAACTCGACGACTACGACCCTGCAGAGGCAGATCTCGACGATGGGGAACTGACCCTCGTCGACGAGTGGGTACTCTCGCGGCTCCAGACGGTCAAGCGAGAAACCGAAGCGGCGTGGGACGACTACGCTGTTCACGACGCGCTCAACGCTGTCCTGGACTTCATGACCGAGGACGTGAGCCGCTTCTACGTGAAGGCCATCCGCGAGCGGATGTGGGAGGAGGCCGACTCTGAGGGCAAGCGCGCTGCCTACGCCACGCTCTCGACAGTCCTCACGGAAGTCGTCAAACTGCTCTCGCCCTACACTCCCTACCTTGCAGAACGGATGTACCAGACCCTCGACGGCGAGGCCGAGACGGTCCACATGCTCGAAGCGCCGACGCCGGCCGAGGACCTGCACGACCCCGAACTCGAACGCAACATGGGCGTGCTCCGTGACGTGGAGGAGGCCGCCGCCAACGCCCGTCAACAGGGTGGCCGCAAACTCCGCTGGCCCGTTCAGGAAGTCGTCGTCGAGACCGACAACGGTGACGTGGCCGATGCGATGGTCGCGCTCGAGGAGTTGTTCCTCGACCGCGTGAACGCCTATCAACTTACCATCACCGAGCAGTACGACCAACTAGTCGAAGTCGCAGACCCGCAGATGAGCGTCATCGGCCCCGCATTCGGCGGCGACGCACAGGAGGTCATGGCCGCCGTGAAGGGCAAGACCCGCGCGGACGTCGAGGCGGGCGTCGAGGTGAACGGTGAGACGGTCAACCTCGACGAGGAGATGGTCGACTACGACGCCGAGCCGCCCGAGCACGTCTCTGGCGCCGACTTCGACGGCGGGACGGTCTACGTTGACACTGAGCTCACCGAGGAGATCGAACGCGAAGGCTACGCCCGGGACCTGATTCGACGGGTGCAGGAGAGCCGGAAACGTCTCGAACTCGACGTGGAGGAGCAGGTCCGGGTTGCGGTCGACATCGACGACGAGCGCGTCGCCGGCTTCTTCGACGACCGGCGCGACCTCGTGGCCGAGGAGGTCCGAGCCAGCGAGTTCGTCGCCGTCGAGGAAATCGACGAGAATCGCGGGCTGGTCGAGGAGTGGGAGATCGAAAGCATCTCGGTCACCATCGGCGTCGAACCGGTCGAGGACTGA
- a CDS encoding Glycerol-3-phosphate dehydrogenase (KEGG: hmu:Hmuk_2572 FAD dependent oxidoreductase~PFAM: FAD dependent oxidoreductase), whose protein sequence is MSEETAVAVIGGGATGVGVARDLAMRGVEVTLLERGEGLNAGTSGRSHGVLHSGARYADSDPEGAAECIRENRVLREIAPGCVADTGGLFLHLDGDDPDYFERKVAACREVGISADSLDAAEIRERVPGRSENVVRGFAVPDGVVYPSRLVAATAASARDHGAEIATGSPVEEIDATGNSVTLSIGDDDPRTLEATTVVNAAGPWAGKVAALAGADLRMRPTRGVMVAVDYPGVEPVLNRCRAPADGDIVVPHGKQVVLGTTSVAVDDPDDFEQADWEVERTVSECSAMVPQLADAAVERTYWGLRPLYEPEEAAERRGISRGFTVLDHDEAPGLVSVVGGKLTTYRLMAEAVADHLCDDLGVESPCKTADEVLPGADDAERLDELVAAFGAAGPADSNIVH, encoded by the coding sequence ATGAGTGAGGAGACGGCGGTCGCGGTCATCGGCGGGGGCGCAACCGGTGTCGGCGTTGCTCGTGACCTAGCGATGCGGGGCGTCGAGGTGACGCTGCTGGAACGTGGTGAGGGGCTAAACGCCGGCACCTCCGGGCGCTCACACGGCGTCCTCCACAGCGGTGCGCGCTACGCCGATAGCGACCCAGAGGGCGCGGCTGAATGCATTCGAGAGAACCGCGTACTCAGGGAAATCGCACCTGGCTGTGTGGCCGACACTGGCGGTCTGTTTCTCCACCTCGACGGTGACGACCCCGACTACTTCGAGCGGAAGGTCGCAGCGTGCCGCGAAGTGGGGATCTCCGCCGACTCGCTGGACGCGGCGGAGATTCGGGAACGAGTGCCGGGGCGTAGCGAGAATGTCGTTCGCGGGTTCGCTGTCCCGGATGGCGTCGTGTACCCCTCTCGACTGGTCGCCGCAACAGCAGCAAGCGCCAGAGATCACGGTGCAGAAATCGCCACTGGAAGCCCCGTCGAGGAAATTGACGCGACCGGGAATTCTGTTACCCTCTCTATTGGGGACGATGACCCGCGCACGCTCGAGGCCACCACGGTCGTCAACGCTGCCGGGCCGTGGGCAGGGAAGGTTGCAGCTTTGGCTGGCGCAGACCTACGGATGCGCCCGACGCGTGGTGTCATGGTCGCCGTCGACTACCCGGGCGTAGAGCCAGTTCTGAACCGCTGTCGAGCACCAGCTGACGGAGACATCGTTGTCCCGCACGGCAAGCAGGTCGTGCTCGGCACGACCAGCGTCGCGGTCGACGACCCAGACGACTTCGAGCAGGCCGACTGGGAGGTCGAGCGGACCGTCTCCGAGTGTTCGGCGATGGTGCCACAGCTTGCCGACGCGGCGGTGGAACGGACCTACTGGGGGCTTCGGCCGCTCTACGAACCCGAGGAGGCGGCCGAGCGCCGGGGCATTTCGCGGGGCTTCACGGTCCTCGACCACGACGAGGCGCCCGGGTTGGTGAGCGTCGTCGGCGGAAAACTCACGACCTATCGCCTGATGGCCGAAGCTGTCGCTGACCACCTCTGTGACGACCTTGGCGTCGAGTCGCCCTGTAAGACGGCCGATGAGGTGCTCCCGGGCGCTGATGACGCAGAGCGGCTGGACGAACTGGTCGCAGCGTTCGGTGCAGCCGGGCCGGCGGACAGCAATATCGTCCACTAA
- a CDS encoding 2,5-diamino-6-hydroxy-4-(5-phosphoribosylamino)pyrimidine 1-reductase (TIGRFAM: 2,5-diamino-6-hydroxy-4-(5-phosphoribosylamino)pyrimidine 1-reductase, archaeal; Riboflavin-specific deaminase, C-terminal~KEGG: hut:Huta_0543 5-amino-6-(5-phosphoribosylamino)uracil reductase~PFAM: Bacterial bifunctional deaminase-reductase, C-terminal): protein MHVHVNAAESVDGKLSTRERKQVAISGDADFDRMDELRAVSDAVMIGVGTVLADDPSLTLKRAERREERVDSGRPPNPVRVVADSRARTPPDAELLDDRAETYVLVSEAADASDIAALESAGAVVVSAGKDRVDLVAAVDELEEHGVEQLMVEGGGELIYSLFVAGLVDRLTVFVGSVVIGGREAPTLADGEGFTDPKNFPKLSLTDVQRLDDGVVLSYDVQ, encoded by the coding sequence ATGCACGTCCACGTCAACGCCGCCGAGAGCGTCGACGGGAAACTCTCGACCCGCGAGCGCAAACAGGTAGCCATCTCGGGCGATGCTGATTTCGACCGGATGGACGAGCTTCGGGCGGTGTCGGACGCCGTCATGATCGGGGTCGGGACGGTCCTGGCCGACGACCCAAGCCTCACCCTCAAGCGAGCCGAGCGGCGCGAGGAACGGGTGGATTCGGGCCGTCCCCCGAACCCCGTGCGAGTCGTCGCGGACTCCCGCGCTCGAACGCCGCCGGATGCCGAACTGCTCGACGACCGTGCCGAAACCTACGTTCTCGTGAGCGAGGCAGCCGATGCAAGCGACATCGCCGCACTGGAGAGTGCAGGTGCAGTCGTCGTCAGCGCTGGAAAGGACCGGGTCGATCTCGTCGCCGCGGTTGATGAGCTCGAAGAACACGGCGTGGAGCAACTGATGGTCGAGGGCGGCGGCGAACTCATCTACTCGCTATTCGTCGCGGGACTCGTCGATCGACTCACGGTGTTCGTCGGTTCGGTGGTCATCGGTGGGCGGGAGGCGCCGACGCTCGCCGACGGCGAGGGGTTCACCGACCCCAAGAATTTCCCGAAGCTCTCGCTCACGGATGTCCAACGGTTGGACGACGGGGTCGTGCTCAGCTACGACGTGCAGTGA
- a CDS encoding inositol monophosphatase (PFAM: Inositol monophosphatase~KEGG: hut:Huta_1341 inositol monophosphatase), which translates to MDAPTRLEAAREAARTGAEVAMEGFRGEFTVESKGSAVDSVTEFDREVQRRVATLLREEDPNAVVVGEESLPEIETRTAVPEQGDAWVVDPIDGTNNFVHGNRNWGVAVGAVTDEQPVAAVNVFPALGDTYAAGNAAVRRNGQAVSVSDRNSPDEFTINPIFGVSQRHRRKLSDYVDTIAAEFGDHRRFGSAQLALSAVAAGELEAAVSAVQLHPWDLVGGVHHVRQAGGAVTDAYGDAWTPTAEGLVASNGEIHDTLVEAFDPE; encoded by the coding sequence ATGGATGCACCGACGCGGCTCGAAGCTGCTCGCGAGGCCGCACGCACGGGGGCGGAGGTCGCCATGGAGGGATTCCGGGGAGAGTTCACGGTAGAATCCAAAGGCAGCGCGGTGGACTCCGTCACCGAGTTCGACCGCGAGGTCCAGCGGCGCGTCGCGACGTTGCTCCGCGAGGAGGACCCGAACGCGGTCGTCGTTGGTGAGGAGTCGCTGCCGGAGATTGAGACGCGGACGGCGGTTCCAGAGCAAGGAGACGCGTGGGTAGTCGACCCCATCGACGGGACGAACAACTTCGTCCACGGCAACCGCAACTGGGGCGTCGCCGTCGGCGCTGTCACGGACGAACAGCCGGTCGCCGCTGTCAACGTCTTCCCGGCGCTCGGGGATACCTACGCTGCTGGGAACGCTGCGGTGAGGCGGAACGGTCAGGCGGTCAGCGTCAGCGACCGCAACAGCCCCGATGAGTTCACCATCAACCCCATCTTCGGCGTCTCCCAACGTCACCGACGCAAGCTCTCAGACTACGTCGACACCATCGCCGCGGAGTTCGGCGACCACCGGCGCTTCGGGAGCGCCCAACTTGCACTCTCAGCCGTCGCCGCTGGGGAACTCGAGGCCGCAGTCTCTGCGGTCCAGCTCCACCCATGGGACCTCGTGGGCGGCGTCCATCATGTCCGGCAGGCGGGTGGGGCTGTCACTGACGCCTATGGTGACGCGTGGACCCCGACTGCTGAGGGTCTCGTCGCATCAAACGGCGAGATTCACGACACGCTGGTCGAAGCGTTCGACCCCGAGTAA
- a CDS encoding nucleic acid binding OB-fold tRNA/helicase-type (PFAM: Nucleic acid binding, OB-fold, tRNA/helicase-type~KEGG: hla:Hlac_0623 replication factor A) has product MDVDNHAEELASALGVDKQEVKEDLENLLQYSVPVDEAKQSIRRKHGGGGGGSATPESLDVADISTEHDNVTVTVRVLTKGSRSIRYQGEDITIREGEFADETGTVSYTAWQEFGFEPGDTVTVGNAGVREWNGSPELNLGDSTSVALETEDLEVTNEIGGDRDLIDLAAGDRGRNVAVRVVEVERRTIDGRDGEKEILSGVLGDETARLPFTDWEPHEELTEGASLRIEDTHVREYRGAPELNISEFSTVTELDREVEVTADAPSMTIGEAVAGGGLFDVELTGNVIEVRDGSGLIERCPECNRAIQNGECRSHGSVEGEDDLRTKAILDDGTGTCTAILGREITERIYGGGLEDARNEARDAMDREVVADAIAAELEGREYRIRGSFSVDEYGANLNADAFTAADSDPAEQARELLAALGVGA; this is encoded by the coding sequence ATGGACGTTGATAACCACGCCGAGGAGCTCGCCTCCGCTCTCGGTGTTGACAAACAGGAGGTCAAAGAGGACCTGGAGAACCTACTCCAGTACAGCGTTCCAGTCGACGAGGCTAAACAGAGCATCCGCCGTAAACACGGCGGCGGTGGGGGCGGCTCAGCCACCCCAGAATCGCTCGATGTGGCCGACATCTCGACCGAGCACGACAACGTCACCGTCACCGTCCGGGTGCTGACGAAGGGGAGCCGTTCTATCCGCTATCAGGGCGAGGACATCACCATCCGCGAAGGTGAGTTCGCCGACGAGACGGGGACGGTGTCCTACACCGCATGGCAGGAGTTTGGCTTCGAACCGGGCGACACTGTCACCGTCGGCAACGCCGGCGTGCGCGAGTGGAACGGGAGCCCCGAACTCAACCTCGGCGACAGCACCAGCGTGGCGCTGGAGACCGAAGATCTTGAAGTGACCAACGAGATTGGTGGTGACCGGGACCTCATCGACCTGGCAGCGGGCGACCGCGGCCGAAACGTTGCGGTCCGCGTCGTAGAGGTAGAGCGCCGGACAATCGACGGCCGCGACGGCGAGAAGGAGATCCTCTCGGGCGTCCTCGGCGACGAGACCGCCCGCCTCCCGTTCACCGACTGGGAGCCCCACGAGGAACTCACCGAAGGGGCGAGTCTCCGGATCGAAGATACGCACGTTCGGGAGTACCGCGGCGCGCCCGAACTCAACATCTCTGAGTTCTCCACCGTCACCGAACTCGACCGCGAGGTTGAGGTCACGGCGGACGCCCCCAGCATGACTATCGGTGAAGCCGTCGCTGGCGGCGGCCTCTTCGACGTGGAGCTGACGGGCAATGTCATCGAGGTCCGGGACGGCTCGGGGCTTATCGAGCGCTGTCCAGAGTGCAACCGCGCTATCCAGAACGGCGAGTGTCGCTCCCACGGGAGCGTCGAGGGCGAGGACGACCTGCGGACCAAAGCGATACTCGACGACGGCACCGGCACCTGTACGGCGATTCTGGGCCGGGAGATCACCGAGCGAATCTACGGCGGCGGCCTCGAGGACGCGCGCAACGAAGCTCGCGACGCGATGGACCGCGAGGTTGTCGCCGACGCCATCGCCGCCGAACTCGAGGGCAGGGAGTACCGCATCCGCGGCTCGTTCTCAGTCGACGAGTACGGGGCCAACCTCAACGCCGACGCGTTCACAGCCGCGGATTCGGATCCAGCCGAACAGGCGCGTGAACTGCTCGCGGCACTGGGGGTGGGCGCATGA